A genomic stretch from Lathyrus oleraceus cultivar Zhongwan6 chromosome 2, CAAS_Psat_ZW6_1.0, whole genome shotgun sequence includes:
- the LOC127121249 gene encoding zinc finger CCCH domain-containing protein 6: MEDPEQDEVEMQQNPGGAGDGGGGGVRVVEGGGVRVVEGGGGGGGGGGGGGGSTDLHFFFKTCCWTFGIAAIVITFGWTMHYIDWELRQSSHAEPPTPPRNP, from the exons ATGGAGGATCCGGAACAGGATGAAGTAGAAATGCAACAAAATCCAGGAGGAGCTGGAGATGGAGGAGGAGGAGGAGTAAGAGTAGTAGAAGGAGGAGGAGTAAGAGTAGTAGAAGGAGGAGgtggaggaggaggaggaggTGGTGGAGGAGGAGGATCAACGGATTtacatttttttttcaaaacctGCTGCTGGACGTTTGGAATAGCTGCAATTGTTATTACTTTTGGTTGGACG ATGCATTACATTGACTGGGAATTGCGCCAGTCGTCTCATGCTGAGCCACCGACGCCGCCGCGGAACCCTTGA